In the Danio rerio strain Tuebingen ecotype United States chromosome 8, GRCz12tu, whole genome shotgun sequence genome, one interval contains:
- the irak1 gene encoding interleukin-1 receptor-associated kinase 1 isoform X1 — translation MSGTEFDKVLLYNLSASVMNDFTRVMDSLSNSDWISFASQIISDQTELRLLEQSPRRTSNLMHNWGCRNGTVGALLKILEGLQWFRARDIILKAQLCRQFPQNHKEQQPSTVTFIKEHLPVPEIRPLPRPSPPPPDSVSSTISKTTEEWPCENRVDPPPLSSSAMSWPFEEIQRGTCNFSPCKQIGEGGFGHVYKAVMRNTEFAVKKLKEDSHLDWNVVKESFRTEVDKLSQYRHPNIMDFVGYCISGQTYCVIYVYMPNGSLDDRLRNEDSNALSWSQRVNVLLGTAKAIQYLHSCSPALIHGDIKSSNILLGDHLEPKLGDFGLARLCRNPNKTPGKTSTVAQTATVRGTLAYLPEEYLKDGQLGVEIDAYSFGVVMLEVLTGRQALEVDSQSKTVFLKDLVTEEEDDGRSFSKAKHSRDLSYGQTAEHICKKHLDRRLTAKDAPATHGSADIARLACQCLERRRKKRPRMTDVFKALQDVHSGLKISDRSTTINKSPVATPEPLRSDSSSIDSLSHHFSKLRPQEDTYPCVHKPVFHTLTTTVTTESGCSVSQLNEESWASQSSGVPCESDESQGFSQYLTSHCSRSKSVSCGAQGIESTKTDISSVEKQPQISPNEGFSGQNVIINPARQRLVQKMELYEEGRILTSDLLSSGASLYRGMSAQTREPEESDEFASETSSDAV, via the exons ATGTCAGGAACAGAGTTTGACAAGGTGTTACTGTACAATTTATCCGCgtctgttatgaatgacttcaCTCGGGTTATGGACTCGCTTTCAAACTCAGACTGGATATCTTTCG CTTCACAAATCATATCAGATCAGACTGAACTACGCCTTTTGGAGCAAAGCCCTCGACGGACGAGTAACCTCATGCACAATTGGGGTTGTCGCAATGGGACAGTTGGAGCACTGCTGAAGATTCTTGAGGGACTCCAGTGGTTCAGAGCTCGTGATATCATTCTCAAAGCACAACTAT GTAGACAATTTCCACAGAATCATAAAGAGCAACAACCCAGTACAGTCACATTTATCAAAGAGCATCTCCCTGTCCCCG AGATCAGGCCTTTACCCAGGCCTAGCCCTCCACCACCTGACTCCGTGAGCTCAACAATCTCAAAAACAACTGAAGAG TGGCCGTGCGAGAACCGTGTAGATCCCCCGCCTCTCTCCTCCTCTGCAATGAGCTGGCCGTTTGAGGAAATACAGAGAGGCACCTGCAACTTTTCCCCATGCAAGCAGATTGGGGAAGGAGGTTTTGGACACGTGTATAAAGCTGTGATGAGAAACACTGAGTTTGCGGTGAAGAAGCTGAAAGAG GATTCTCACTTGGACTGGAATGTCGTGAAGGAAAGTTTCAGGACGGAAGTGGACAAACTCTCTCA GTACAGACATCCCAACATTATGGACTTTGTTGGCTACTGTATTTCAGGACAAACTTACTGTGTCATATATGTTTATATGCCCAACGGCTCTTTAGATGACCGGCTGCGCAATGAG gacAGCAATGCCCTCTCTTGGTCGCAGCGTGTAAATGTGTTGCTGGGAACTGCAAAAGCTATTCAGTACCTGCATTCATGCTCACCTGCTCTTATTCATGGAGACATCAAAAG CTCTAACATCCTTTTAGGGGATCATCTTGAGCCCAAGCTCGGGGATTTTGGATTGGCGCGTTTATGCCGAAATCCTAATAAAACCCCAGGCAAGACATCCACTGTGGCTCAGACTGCAACGGTACGAGGAACTCTCGCATACCTCCCGGAAGAATACCTCAAGGATGGCCAGCTTGGAGTGGAGATTGATGCCTACAGTTTTGGAGTG GTCATGCTAGAGGTACTCACTGGACGACAAGCTCTTGAGGTTGATTCCCAATCCAAAACAGTTTTCTTG AAAGACCTGGTAACAGAGGAGGAAGATGATGGGAGAAGCTTCAGCAAAGCGAAGCACTCTCGAGATTTGTCCTACGGTCAAACAGCAGAGCACATCTGCAAAAAACATCTGGATCGTCGACTGACCGCTAAAGATGCACCTGCAACTCATGGGTCAGCGGACATCGCTCGGCTGGCATGTCAGTGTTTAGAGCGGAGGAGGAAGAAGAGACCTCGCATGACAGAT GTGTTCAAAGCGCTTCAGGATGTGCATTCGGGGTTGAAGATCTCCGACAGATCAACCACGATCAATAAGTCTCCTGTAGCCACACCTGAGCCTCTGCGCTCCGACAGCAGCTCCATAGACTCTCTCTCCCATCACTTCTCCAAACTCCGGCCTCAGGAGGACACGTACCCCTGCGTTCACAAGCCTGTCTTTCACACGTTGACTACTACAGTGACTACAGAGTCCGGCTGCTCGGTCTCGCAGCTGAATGAGGAGTCGTGGGCTTCACAGTCATCTGGTGTGCCTTGCGAATCGGATGAGAGTCAAGGCTTTTCTCAGTACTTGACGAGCCATTGTAGCAGATCTAAGTCAGTGTCGTGTGGAGCCCAAGGCATTGAGAGCACTAAAACAGACATTTCTTCAGTGGAAAAGCAACCACAGATAAGTCCAAATGAAG
- the irak1 gene encoding interleukin-1 receptor-associated kinase 1 isoform X2: protein MSGTEFDKVLLYNLSASVMNDFTRVMDSLSNSDWISFASQIISDQTELRLLEQSPRRTSNLMHNWGCRNGTVGALLKILEGLQWFRARDIILKAQLCRQFPQNHKEQQPSTVTFIKEHLPVPEIRPLPRPSPPPPDSVSSTISKTTEEWPCENRVDPPPLSSSAMSWPFEEIQRGTCNFSPCKQIGEGGFGHVYKAVMRNTEFAVKKLKEDSHLDWNVVKESFRTEVDKLSQYRHPNIMDFVGYCISGQTYCVIYVYMPNGSLDDRLRNEDSNALSWSQRVNVLLGTAKAIQYLHSCSPALIHGDIKSSNILLGDHLEPKLGDFGLARLCRNPNKTPGKTSTVAQTATVRGTLAYLPEEYLKDGQLGVEIDAYSFGVVMLEVLTGRQALEVDSQSKTVFLKDLVTEEEDDGRSFSKAKHSRDLSYGQTAEHICKKHLDRRLTAKDAPATHGSADIARLACQCLERRRKKRPRMTDVFKALQDVHSGLKISDRSTTINKSPVATPEPLRSDSSSIDSLSHHFSKLRPQEDTYPCVHKPVFHTLTTTVTTESGCSVSQLNEESWASQSSGVPCESDESQGFSQYLTSHCSRSKSVSCGAQGIESTKTDISSVEKQPQISPNEGFSGQNVIINPARQRLVQKMELYEEGRILTSDLLSSGASLYRGMSAQTREPEESDEFASETSSDAV, encoded by the exons ATGTCAGGAACAGAGTTTGACAAGGTGTTACTGTACAATTTATCCGCgtctgttatgaatgacttcaCTCGGGTTATGGACTCGCTTTCAAACTCAGACTGGATATCTTTCG CTTCACAAATCATATCAGATCAGACTGAACTACGCCTTTTGGAGCAAAGCCCTCGACGGACGAGTAACCTCATGCACAATTGGGGTTGTCGCAATGGGACAGTTGGAGCACTGCTGAAGATTCTTGAGGGACTCCAGTGGTTCAGAGCTCGTGATATCATTCTCAAAGCACAACTATgtag ACAATTTCCACAGAATCATAAAGAGCAACAACCCAGTACAGTCACATTTATCAAAGAGCATCTCCCTGTCCCCG AGATCAGGCCTTTACCCAGGCCTAGCCCTCCACCACCTGACTCCGTGAGCTCAACAATCTCAAAAACAACTGAAGAG TGGCCGTGCGAGAACCGTGTAGATCCCCCGCCTCTCTCCTCCTCTGCAATGAGCTGGCCGTTTGAGGAAATACAGAGAGGCACCTGCAACTTTTCCCCATGCAAGCAGATTGGGGAAGGAGGTTTTGGACACGTGTATAAAGCTGTGATGAGAAACACTGAGTTTGCGGTGAAGAAGCTGAAAGAG GATTCTCACTTGGACTGGAATGTCGTGAAGGAAAGTTTCAGGACGGAAGTGGACAAACTCTCTCA GTACAGACATCCCAACATTATGGACTTTGTTGGCTACTGTATTTCAGGACAAACTTACTGTGTCATATATGTTTATATGCCCAACGGCTCTTTAGATGACCGGCTGCGCAATGAG gacAGCAATGCCCTCTCTTGGTCGCAGCGTGTAAATGTGTTGCTGGGAACTGCAAAAGCTATTCAGTACCTGCATTCATGCTCACCTGCTCTTATTCATGGAGACATCAAAAG CTCTAACATCCTTTTAGGGGATCATCTTGAGCCCAAGCTCGGGGATTTTGGATTGGCGCGTTTATGCCGAAATCCTAATAAAACCCCAGGCAAGACATCCACTGTGGCTCAGACTGCAACGGTACGAGGAACTCTCGCATACCTCCCGGAAGAATACCTCAAGGATGGCCAGCTTGGAGTGGAGATTGATGCCTACAGTTTTGGAGTG GTCATGCTAGAGGTACTCACTGGACGACAAGCTCTTGAGGTTGATTCCCAATCCAAAACAGTTTTCTTG AAAGACCTGGTAACAGAGGAGGAAGATGATGGGAGAAGCTTCAGCAAAGCGAAGCACTCTCGAGATTTGTCCTACGGTCAAACAGCAGAGCACATCTGCAAAAAACATCTGGATCGTCGACTGACCGCTAAAGATGCACCTGCAACTCATGGGTCAGCGGACATCGCTCGGCTGGCATGTCAGTGTTTAGAGCGGAGGAGGAAGAAGAGACCTCGCATGACAGAT GTGTTCAAAGCGCTTCAGGATGTGCATTCGGGGTTGAAGATCTCCGACAGATCAACCACGATCAATAAGTCTCCTGTAGCCACACCTGAGCCTCTGCGCTCCGACAGCAGCTCCATAGACTCTCTCTCCCATCACTTCTCCAAACTCCGGCCTCAGGAGGACACGTACCCCTGCGTTCACAAGCCTGTCTTTCACACGTTGACTACTACAGTGACTACAGAGTCCGGCTGCTCGGTCTCGCAGCTGAATGAGGAGTCGTGGGCTTCACAGTCATCTGGTGTGCCTTGCGAATCGGATGAGAGTCAAGGCTTTTCTCAGTACTTGACGAGCCATTGTAGCAGATCTAAGTCAGTGTCGTGTGGAGCCCAAGGCATTGAGAGCACTAAAACAGACATTTCTTCAGTGGAAAAGCAACCACAGATAAGTCCAAATGAAG